Genomic segment of Nostoc sp. TCL240-02:
GTTGACCAGAAGCAGTCCGCAGCCACACTTGTCGCCGTAGTCGCGGCCCTGGGACAACTTGAATTAAATCAGGTGCAGCATCCAAGTCCATGCCAATCAATGACATATCAATGACATCTACTTCTACAGGCTCACCTGTAAGCAATTCTAGATGACGTGTTGGAGAGCCGTCACCCAAAAGCATTAGCTGCCAAGCCGGTGCTAGCTGAGTATGAGGTAAACTTTTTTGAATTACTTCCTCCCCTCCTTGCCAAATCGGAGTGAGGCGATGCCAAGCTGCTGGCTGTGTTAAGTTGTTTGTTGGCGTAAAAGTAATACTCAAGGCTTTTTACAAAACTTTACGTATCTCTATAAAAGCATAAAAAACCTTAGCTCTACCAAGATTTAAGGGTCAACAGTCTCAGGTCTTTTGACCGTTGACTATTGACCCTTGACTAATCAACAAAATATGCGGATGGCGAGACTCGAACTCGCAAGGCAAAGCCACACGCACCTCAAGCGTGCGCGTATACCAATTCCGCCACATCCGCACAGGTTGTCTAAAGATAGACTATAGCATAAGAAATTAATTATAGTAAGGTAATATTTAAAGTTATATTTCTCAAAAATATAAATTTTCTCAAGGCGGTATCAGACTGACAGAAATTTAGCATCTGCACAAGTGATATTAAAAAGGGTAGAGCGACTGTGGGAGATGCGGTGCGATCGCGTACCCGCCCTTTTGCAGTGGCGATCGCGATCGCAAAAACACAGTTTGGTAAGCTAGCCAAGACTTACAGCAGTAATGTTGTTAGTGTAGTAAAACCTGTAGAGGCAGCAAGCCTGCAATCTTGAATTTGCTTAGAGTCAGGGTGGCGAATCTCCTGTGATAATTTTAAATAATGCGGAAGCGTCGTTTCAAGTTGGATCGGGGAAAATGTGAATCTACTGGTAATGATATCGAAACTAAAAAATGAAGTTTGACAAAATATTAATTGCCAATCGGGGAGAAATCGCCCTTCGCATTCTCCGCGCCTGTGAAGAAATGGGAATTGCCACAGTCGCGGTTCACTCCACCGTTGACCGGAATGCTCTCCACGTCCAACTTGCTGATGAAGCGGTTTGCATTGGCGAACCAGCTAGCAGTAAAAGTTATTTGAATATTCCCAATATTATTGCCGCAGCCCTGACGCGCAATGCGACTGCCATTCATCCAGGCTATGGTTTTTTGGCAGAAAATGCCCGGTTTGCCGAAATTTGTGCCGACCATCATATTGCTTTTATCGGTCCAACTCCAGAATCTATCAAGCTGATGGGCGATAAATCCACTGCCAAAGAAACCATGCAAAAAGCTGGAGTCCCGACAGTACCAGGTACTGAGGGGTTAGTAGAATCTGAGGAAGATGGATTAAAATTCGCCAAGGATATCGGCTATCCAGTGATGATTAAAGCCACAGCCGGTGGCGGTGGGCGGGGTATGCGCCTAGTTCGTTCTGAAGATGAATTTGTTAAACTTTTCCTAGCAGCCCAAGGGGAAGCAGGAGCCGCTTTTGGGAATTCTGGCGTTTACATCGAAAAATTTATTGAACGTCCCCGCCACATCGAATTTCAAATTTTGGCGGATAACTACGGTAATGTCATCCACTTGGGTGAACGGGATTGCTCAATTCAGCGCCGCAACCAAAAGCTACTAGAAGAAGCACCAAGTCCGGCTCTCGACCAAGACCTGCGTGAGAAAATGGGACAAGCTGCTGTCAAAGCTGCACAATTCATTAATTACAGTGGGGCAGGTACTATTGAGTTTCTCTTGGATAGATCCGGTAAATTCTACTTTATGGAAATGAACACCCGGATTCAAGTAGAACATCCTGTAACAGAGATGGTTACTGGAATAGACTTAGTTGCCGAACAAATTCGGATTGCTCAAGGAGAAAGACTCAAGCTTATCCAAGAGCAAGTAGTTTTGCGGGGTCATTCGATTGAATGCCGGATCAACGCTGAAGACCCAGATCATGACTTTCGTCCCTCTCCAGGACGGATTAGTGGTTATCTGCCCCCTGGAGGCCCTGGTGTTCGGATTGATTCTCATGTCTACACAGATTACCAAATCCCACCTTATTACGATTCCTTGATTGGCAAGCTAATTGTTTGGGCCCCAGATCGAGCTACTGCTATTAACCGCATGAAACGCGCACTCCGGGAATGTGCCATCACTGGGCTACCCACCACTATCGGGTTCCATCAAAAAATTATGGAAACTCCACAATTTTTGCAGGGTAATGTCTATACAAATTTTGTCCAGGAGATGAACGGATAGGGGACTGGGGACTGGGGACTGGGGACTGGGGGCAGGGAGCAGGGAGCAGGGAGCAGGGAGCAGAGGACACAAGGGAGACAAGGGGGACAGGGAGGATAAGAGGAGAATTATTCAACAAGTCTCTCCCCTATCTCCCCCCTCTTCCTTGTCCCCCCTATCTCTTATCGATTCCCAATTCCCAATGCCCAATTCCCTAATTCACACGAGATGCCATAGTCAG
This window contains:
- a CDS encoding chorismate lyase translates to MSITFTPTNNLTQPAAWHRLTPIWQGGEEVIQKSLPHTQLAPAWQLMLLGDGSPTRHLELLTGEPVEVDVIDMSLIGMDLDAAPDLIQVVPGPRLRRQVWLRTASGQRLAYATSWWEASHVDEYLQNRSLPIWASLARLRTELYRDVRGIYYGDSPALESGFGVTRPFWGRHYLFWHHGQPLTLIYEVFSPYLTKYLGTMQLNS
- the accC gene encoding acetyl-CoA carboxylase biotin carboxylase subunit, which codes for MKFDKILIANRGEIALRILRACEEMGIATVAVHSTVDRNALHVQLADEAVCIGEPASSKSYLNIPNIIAAALTRNATAIHPGYGFLAENARFAEICADHHIAFIGPTPESIKLMGDKSTAKETMQKAGVPTVPGTEGLVESEEDGLKFAKDIGYPVMIKATAGGGGRGMRLVRSEDEFVKLFLAAQGEAGAAFGNSGVYIEKFIERPRHIEFQILADNYGNVIHLGERDCSIQRRNQKLLEEAPSPALDQDLREKMGQAAVKAAQFINYSGAGTIEFLLDRSGKFYFMEMNTRIQVEHPVTEMVTGIDLVAEQIRIAQGERLKLIQEQVVLRGHSIECRINAEDPDHDFRPSPGRISGYLPPGGPGVRIDSHVYTDYQIPPYYDSLIGKLIVWAPDRATAINRMKRALRECAITGLPTTIGFHQKIMETPQFLQGNVYTNFVQEMNG